In Pseudophryne corroboree isolate aPseCor3 chromosome 3, aPseCor3.hap2, whole genome shotgun sequence, a genomic segment contains:
- the LOC135056947 gene encoding gastrula zinc finger protein XlCGF57.1-like gives MKAEDIEGEEETYVTDVKSEDVGGEEETYVREDHQCKEKEIPTDIITDNDSRPDSPRDDPITPIIHPALSAGPSDPGKCSPDHSDIGASVTALLVDTGFPCSIDAKCFTQNTNLITHQPAKADERPLPCSECGKCFTQKSDLITHHRSHTDIREYIQVKNHIPVLSVGNVLHTKQLLIAHKRSHTGENQFPCSECGKCFTWKSQLVIHQRSHTGERLFPCSECGKCFAHKSELVRHNRSHTGEKPFSCSECGKCFIQKSQLVTHQRSHTGEKPLPCSECGKCFTWKSQLVTHQLSHTGEKSFPCSECGKCFAHKSELVRHNISHTGEKPFSCSECGKCFTRKSQLVTHQRSHTGDYLFPCSECGKCFAQKSDLVRHNRSHTGEKPFSCSECGKCFIRKSQLVTHQQSHTGERPFPCSECGKCFIRKSQLVTHLRSHTGEKPLPCSECGKCFTWKSQLVTHQLSHTGEKSFPCSECGKCFAHKSELVRHNISHTGEKPFSCSECEKCFTWKSQLVIHQRSHTGDYLFPCSECGKCFAHKSDLVRHNRSHTGEKPFSCSECGKCFIRKSQLVTHQQSHTGERPFPCSEK, from the exons atgaaggcagaagatatagagggagaagaagagacgtatgtgactgatgtgaAGTCAGAAGATGTAGGGGGAGAAGAGGAGACCTATGTGAGGGAAGATCATCAGTGTAAGGagaaggaaatccctacagatatcatcaCAG ataatgacagtagaccggaTTCTCCAAGAGATGATcctattaccccaattatacatccagctctatcagctggtccctctgatcctgggaaatgttctcctgatcactctgatattggtgcatctgttacagctctgttaGTAGATACagggtttccctgttctatagatgccaaatgttttacacagaacacaaatctTATTACCCATCAACCAGCTAAGGCAGATGAGAGGCcacttccatgttctgagtgtgggaaatgttttacacagaaatcagatctaatTACACATcatcgaagtcacacag acataagagaatacatacaggtgaaaaaccatattcctgttctgagtgtgggaaatgttttacatacaaaacaaCTCTTGAttgcacataagagaagtcacacaggtgagaatcaatttccttgctctgagtgcggaaaatgttttacctggaaatcacaacttgttatacatcagcgaagtcacacaggtgagagactgtttccatgttctgagtgtgggaaatgttttgcacacaaatcagaacttgttagacataacagaagtcacacaggtgagaagccattttcttgctctgagtgcgggaaatgttttatccagaaatcacaacttgttacacatcagcgaagtcacacaggtgagaaaccactaccatgttctgagtgcggaaaatgttttacctggaaatcacaacttgttacacatcagctaagtcacacaggtgagaagtcatttccatgttctgaatgtgggaaatgttttgcacacaaatcagaacttgttagacataacataagtcacacaggtgagaagccattttcttgctctgagtgcgggaaatgttttacccggaaatcacaacttgttacacatcagcgaagtcacacaggtgattatctgtttccatgttctgagtgtgggaaatgttttgcacagaaatcagatcttgttagacataacagaagtcacacaggtgagaagccattttcttgctctgagtgtgggaaatgttttatccggaaatcacaacttgttacacatcagcaaagtcacacaggtgagagaccgtttccatgttctgagtgcgggaaatgttttatccggaaATCGCAACTTGTCACACAtctgcgaagtcacacaggtgagaaaccactaccatgttctgagtgcggaaaatgttttacctggaaatcacaacttgttacacatcagctaagtcacacaggtgagaagtcatttccatgttctgaatgtgggaaatgttttgcacacaaatcagaacttgttagacataacataagtcacacaggtgagaagccattttcttgctctgagtgtgagaaatgttttacctggaaatcacaacttgttatacatcagcgaagtcacacaggtgattatctatttccatgttctgagtgtgggaaatgttttgcacacaaatcagatctggttagacataacagaagtcacacaggtgagaagccattttcttgctctgagtgtgggaaatgttttatccggaaatcacaacttgttacacatcagcaaagtcacacaggtgagagaccgtttccatgttctgagaaatAA